From a region of the Oncorhynchus tshawytscha isolate Ot180627B linkage group LG14, Otsh_v2.0, whole genome shotgun sequence genome:
- the LOC112267281 gene encoding rho-related GTP-binding protein RhoG encodes MQSIKCVVVGDGAVGKTCLLISYTTNAFPKEYIPTVFDNYSAQVTVDSRTISLNLWDTAGQEEYDRLRTLSYPQTNVFVICFSVASPPSFENVKHKWHPEVTHHCPNTPILLVGTKKDLRNDPEVLKKLKDQNQMTITQQQGTALARQIQAIKYLECSALNQDGIKEVFAEGVRAFLNPQPVATKKPCVLL; translated from the coding sequence ATGCAGAGCATCAAGTGTGTGGTGGTAGGAGACGGTGCAGTGGGGAAGACCTGCCTCCTCATCTCCTACACCACCAACGCCTTCCCCAAGGAGTACATCCCCACTGTGTTTGACAACTACAGCGCCCAGGTGACTGTGGACAGCAGGACTATTAGCCTCAACCTGTGGGACACAGCAGGCCAGGAGGAGTACGACCGCCTGCGCACCCTCTCCTACCCTCAGACCAACGTGTTTGTCATCTGCTTCTCTGTTGCCAGCCCCCCCTCCTTTGAGAACGTCAAGCACAAGTGGCACCCAGAGGTCACCCACCACTGTCCCAATACGCCCATTCTGCTGGTGGGCACCAAGAAGGACCTGCGTAATGACCCGGAGGTGTTGAAGAAGCTAAAGGATCAGAACCAGATGACCATCACCCAACAGCAGGGCACCGCCCTGGCCAGGCAGATCCAAGCCATCAAGTACCTTGAATGCTCTGCCCTCAACCAAGACGGAATCAAAGAGGTGTTCGCTGAGGGTGTGCGAGCCTTTCTCAACCCACAACCTGTCGCCACCAAGAAACCCTGTGTGCTATTGTAA